One window of Hymenobacter sp. BRD128 genomic DNA carries:
- a CDS encoding response regulator, with protein MQRLTGFGGAWPWVVLVWAALLAPAAWAQDAAPGEFRFEHISVDEGLSHSDAMAVAQDHAGFIWIGTNRGLNRYDGYALKQYLLPVNPRNGLSSNRITALLLAPDQRLWVGAEGSGLSFYDAAHDAFARLDGQALPAAYRATADQLAKSDVTALSADGQHRLWVGTARDGLFVLRFDASGQLLALHQLPATVPGRPSLARISGLAYDAEGNLWVGALEAGLLVLRANEPGWPVLPTVLAGNRVSALHLDRRGDLWVGAERTLFWVSAASRRTRQALVPYALPHRYSRIQALRLDSFGRLWAGTLQGLYVWEAGAVTAAAPPLQPTPTRFLPRDGQPHSINSERVHQLFEDGHQVMWLGASSGGLNKVDLRQRAFGRLRHQLTGQAALNNANNYVNAIYKEEATHTLWFGTRNGVSAYDLTRHNYRTYFSQPADTVRGIDAATIFHAADGTLWFGTRDHGLLALRRPGGQEKFTTYRQLPGGFDLSSTSLEHLAQDGQGTLWIATFSKGLLRFSADGQRLLGHYDRATAHLPTDQFTYLLYDAPRNVLWASTRDAGLLKLRPTADSLQLLAQFKYAPGLPNSLRVNYVWPLLLGEQGALWIGTIGGGLHQLTTDAQGHDAVRSFSQALPETDVESLLPDDAGNIWVGGTGLYRFTPATRRYLRYDVADGLQSNSFKIGSAARGADGTLYFGGVNGITYFQPAAIQVNPYPPVVQLTGLRIANQPVAVGRPFNGRLVLTGPLSQPQTVTIRPSENDFSVDFVALNYTNPQKDRYAYRLLGYNDEWIYPGPGQRTASFTNLPPGRYTLQVKADNGEGVWAKAPATMNFEVLAPWYKTWWAYLLYAAALVGAGALYRHFEMAQQELKNKLVLEQFQTEKEKELTNLKLGFFTNVSHELRTPLTLILGPMEEIIGAHGPVSGLRDKVLLMHKQTRKLLDLVNQLLDFRKVETGHVPLRASAGNAVQFLTELFEVFRQKAAERRLTYTLDVPAEPVPLYFDRSKLEIILTNLLTNAFKYTPEGGQITLAATVVGSPGSEAVFQNDQLAGNFLEISVVDTGVGIQANELAHIFDPYYQASHTDTLRMTGTGIGLSLVRQFAARHRGIIQVESVVGTGTTFRLRLPFGHAHLQPGDLLPETDQPALAEAAPDLDPTALALTNEPLTLASLPRLLVVEDNDEVSQYLQQLFAADFEVTAAADGLEGWEKTLAQLPDLIISDVMMPRSDGLELCRKLKQHPKTAHIPVLLLTARTAALHEVEGLGLGADDYVSKPFNPQVLQAKAAALLRNRSKLREYYQRQLLLEPTEIVIADADRTFLEQAMRAVEQHLDDPAFGVQVLASDLCMSQSVLYRRIKQITGQTTVEFIRDVRMKRAAQLLTHSQLRITEIAFQVGVENVKYFRKTFQKIYGMAPSEYAKQHRPDRGAALAIDADALEMDS; from the coding sequence GTGCAGCGACTAACAGGTTTTGGGGGGGCGTGGCCGTGGGTTGTGCTGGTATGGGCAGCTCTGTTAGCCCCCGCCGCCTGGGCCCAGGATGCCGCGCCCGGCGAGTTTCGGTTTGAGCACATCTCCGTCGATGAAGGCCTCTCCCACAGCGATGCCATGGCTGTGGCCCAGGACCACGCTGGCTTCATCTGGATTGGGACTAACCGGGGCCTAAACCGCTACGACGGCTATGCGCTCAAGCAGTACCTGCTGCCCGTGAACCCGCGCAATGGCTTATCGAGCAACCGCATTACGGCGCTGCTGCTGGCCCCCGACCAGCGCTTGTGGGTGGGCGCCGAGGGCTCGGGCCTGAGTTTCTACGACGCTGCCCACGACGCCTTTGCCCGCCTCGATGGCCAGGCGCTGCCCGCCGCCTACCGTGCGACGGCCGACCAGCTGGCTAAGAGCGACGTGACTGCTCTCTCGGCCGACGGCCAGCACCGCCTGTGGGTGGGCACTGCTCGCGACGGCCTGTTTGTGCTGCGCTTCGATGCTAGCGGGCAGCTGCTGGCTCTGCATCAGCTACCGGCCACCGTTCCCGGCCGGCCGTCGCTAGCCCGCATTTCGGGCCTGGCCTACGATGCAGAGGGCAACCTGTGGGTGGGCGCGCTGGAGGCCGGGCTACTGGTGCTGCGCGCCAACGAACCCGGCTGGCCGGTGCTGCCCACGGTGCTGGCCGGCAACCGCGTGAGCGCGCTGCACCTCGACCGCCGGGGCGACCTGTGGGTGGGCGCCGAGCGCACGCTATTTTGGGTATCGGCCGCCAGCCGCCGCACCCGGCAGGCGCTGGTGCCCTACGCGCTGCCGCACCGTTACTCGCGTATTCAGGCGCTGCGCCTCGACTCGTTTGGGCGGCTTTGGGCGGGTACGCTGCAGGGGCTGTACGTGTGGGAGGCCGGGGCCGTGACGGCTGCCGCGCCGCCGCTGCAACCCACGCCCACCCGGTTTTTGCCCCGCGACGGCCAGCCCCACAGCATTAACTCGGAGCGCGTGCACCAGCTCTTCGAGGATGGCCACCAGGTAATGTGGCTAGGGGCATCCTCGGGCGGCCTGAATAAGGTAGACCTACGCCAGCGGGCCTTCGGCCGCCTGCGCCACCAGCTCACGGGGCAGGCGGCGCTCAACAATGCCAATAACTACGTCAACGCCATTTATAAGGAAGAAGCCACCCATACGCTGTGGTTTGGCACCCGCAACGGCGTATCGGCCTACGACCTGACCCGGCACAACTACCGCACGTATTTCAGCCAGCCGGCCGATACCGTGCGCGGCATCGATGCGGCCACCATCTTTCATGCGGCCGACGGCACACTCTGGTTTGGCACCCGCGACCACGGCCTGCTAGCCCTGCGGCGGCCGGGCGGGCAAGAGAAATTCACGACTTACCGCCAACTACCCGGCGGCTTCGACCTCAGCAGCACCAGCCTCGAGCACCTGGCCCAGGACGGCCAGGGTACCTTGTGGATAGCCACCTTCTCGAAGGGCCTGCTGCGCTTCAGCGCCGATGGCCAGCGCCTGCTAGGCCACTACGACCGGGCCACGGCCCACCTGCCCACCGACCAGTTTACGTACCTGCTCTACGACGCCCCGCGCAACGTGCTGTGGGCCAGCACCCGCGACGCGGGCCTACTCAAATTGCGGCCCACCGCCGACTCGCTGCAGCTGCTGGCGCAGTTCAAGTACGCGCCCGGCCTGCCCAATAGCCTGCGCGTCAACTATGTGTGGCCGCTGCTGCTGGGCGAGCAGGGCGCCCTGTGGATAGGAACCATTGGCGGCGGGCTGCACCAGCTTACCACCGATGCCCAAGGCCACGATGCGGTGCGGTCCTTCAGCCAGGCGCTGCCCGAAACCGACGTGGAAAGCCTGCTGCCCGACGATGCGGGCAATATCTGGGTGGGCGGCACGGGCCTCTACCGCTTCACGCCCGCCACCCGCCGCTACCTGCGCTACGATGTGGCCGACGGCCTGCAAAGCAACTCGTTCAAGATTGGGTCGGCGGCTAGGGGGGCCGATGGCACGCTCTATTTTGGGGGCGTCAACGGCATTACGTATTTTCAGCCGGCTGCTATCCAGGTCAATCCTTATCCGCCGGTAGTGCAGCTCACGGGGCTGCGCATTGCCAACCAGCCGGTGGCCGTGGGGCGGCCTTTCAATGGCCGCCTGGTGCTGACGGGGCCGTTGTCGCAGCCCCAGACGGTTACGATTAGGCCTTCGGAAAACGACTTTTCGGTTGATTTCGTAGCGCTTAATTATACCAATCCGCAGAAGGACCGCTACGCCTACCGCCTGCTGGGCTATAACGACGAATGGATATATCCCGGTCCCGGCCAGCGCACGGCTAGCTTCACCAACCTGCCGCCCGGCCGCTACACCTTGCAAGTAAAAGCCGACAACGGCGAAGGCGTGTGGGCCAAGGCGCCGGCCACCATGAACTTTGAGGTGCTGGCGCCGTGGTATAAAACCTGGTGGGCCTACCTACTCTACGCCGCCGCCCTGGTGGGCGCGGGAGCCCTGTACCGACACTTCGAGATGGCCCAACAAGAGCTAAAAAATAAGCTCGTGCTGGAGCAATTCCAAACCGAAAAGGAGAAGGAATTGACCAACCTCAAGCTAGGCTTCTTCACCAACGTGAGCCACGAGCTGCGCACGCCGCTCACCCTTATCCTGGGGCCGATGGAAGAGATAATCGGCGCCCACGGCCCCGTGAGTGGCCTGCGCGACAAGGTGCTACTCATGCACAAGCAAACGCGCAAGCTGCTCGACCTGGTCAATCAGCTGCTCGACTTCCGTAAGGTTGAAACCGGCCATGTGCCGCTGCGCGCCAGCGCCGGCAACGCCGTGCAGTTCCTGACGGAGCTGTTCGAGGTATTCAGGCAAAAAGCCGCGGAGCGTCGCCTTACCTACACCCTCGACGTGCCCGCCGAGCCGGTGCCGCTGTATTTCGACCGCAGCAAGCTCGAAATCATCCTCACTAATCTATTAACCAATGCCTTTAAATACACGCCCGAAGGCGGCCAAATTACCCTAGCGGCCACGGTAGTGGGTAGCCCCGGCAGCGAGGCCGTATTCCAAAACGACCAGCTAGCGGGCAATTTCTTAGAAATAAGCGTGGTCGATACCGGCGTCGGTATTCAGGCCAATGAGCTGGCGCACATCTTCGACCCCTACTATCAGGCCTCGCACACCGACACGCTGCGCATGACGGGTACCGGCATCGGGCTTTCGCTAGTGCGGCAATTCGCTGCGCGCCATCGCGGTATTATTCAGGTGGAGAGCGTAGTAGGAACGGGCACTACGTTCCGGCTGCGGCTGCCCTTCGGCCATGCGCACTTGCAGCCCGGCGACCTGCTGCCCGAAACTGACCAGCCCGCCCTGGCTGAAGCCGCGCCCGACCTCGACCCCACTGCGCTAGCCCTTACCAACGAGCCACTGACCCTGGCTAGCCTGCCCCGTCTGCTGGTGGTGGAGGACAACGACGAGGTGAGCCAGTACTTGCAGCAATTATTCGCCGCCGACTTCGAGGTGACCGCCGCCGCCGATGGCCTCGAAGGCTGGGAAAAAACCCTGGCCCAACTGCCCGACCTCATTATCTCCGACGTGATGATGCCGCGCAGCGACGGCCTGGAGCTGTGCCGCAAGCTCAAGCAGCACCCCAAAACGGCCCACATCCCGGTGCTGCTGCTCACGGCCCGCACCGCCGCCCTGCACGAGGTAGAGGGCCTCGGCCTCGGCGCCGACGACTACGTGAGCAAGCCGTTCAACCCCCAGGTGCTGCAAGCCAAAGCCGCCGCCCTGCTGCGCAATCGCAGTAAGCTGCGCGAATACTACCAGCGCCAGCTGCTGCTCGAACCCACTGAAATCGTTATCGCCGATGCCGACCGTACCTTCCTGGAGCAGGCCATGCGCGCCGTAGAGCAGCACCTCGACGACCCGGCCTTCGGCGTGCAGGTGCTAGCCAGCGACTTGTGCATGAGCCAGTCGGTGCTCTACCGCCGCATCAAGCAGATTACCGGCCAAACTACCGTCGAGTTTATTCGCGATGTGCGCATGAAGCGGGCTGCCCAGCTGCTCACCCACAGCCAGCTGCGCATCACCGAAATCGCCTTTCAGGTCGGCGTGGAAAATGTAAAATACTTCCGCAAGACGTTCCAGAAAATTTACGGCATGGCCCCGTCCGAATATGCCAAGCAGCACCGGCCCGACCGCGGCGCCGCCCTGGCAATCGACGCCGATGCGCTGGAAATGGATTCGTAA
- a CDS encoding MarR family winged helix-turn-helix transcriptional regulator, with protein MKPEETVDYNIKVAWHAISRMYNTQAARYDITTSIGFVLLNIDQELGTPATKIAPLLGLETRSLTRILRSMEEKGLIYKQADTQDKRSVRIFLTELGLEKKEISRQTVRHFNLKVREKIPQNQLDSFFKVASQITSMIEGKTLFDDFELKPLRKEASA; from the coding sequence ATGAAACCCGAAGAAACCGTCGATTACAACATTAAGGTAGCCTGGCACGCCATTTCGCGCATGTATAACACGCAGGCAGCCCGCTACGACATCACCACGAGCATCGGCTTCGTGCTGCTCAATATCGACCAGGAGCTGGGCACCCCGGCCACCAAAATTGCGCCGCTGCTGGGCCTCGAAACCCGCTCGCTCACGCGCATTTTGCGCAGCATGGAGGAGAAAGGGCTGATTTACAAGCAAGCCGATACGCAGGATAAGCGCTCGGTGCGCATCTTCCTGACCGAGCTAGGGCTGGAGAAAAAGGAGATTTCGCGCCAGACGGTGCGGCACTTCAACCTGAAGGTGCGCGAGAAAATTCCGCAAAATCAGCTCGACAGCTTCTTTAAAGTGGCTAGCCAGATTACGAGCATGATTGAGGGCAAAACGCTTTTCGACGATTTTGAGCTGAAGCCGCTGCGCAAAGAGGCGTCGGCCTAA
- a CDS encoding 3-hydroxyacyl-CoA dehydrogenase/enoyl-CoA hydratase family protein, whose translation MKRIIKKVAVLGSGVMGSRIACHFANIGVPVLLLDIAPKELTADEEKKGLKLDAPAVRNRIVNSALQAAVVANPSPLYRKSEASRIKTGNFDDNLKEIATCDWVIEVVVERLDIKKSLYERVEQFRKQGTLITSNTSGIPIHLLAEGRSQDFKEHFAGTHFFNPPRYLKLLEIIPTPETKPEVVDFLLHYGDLYLGKTVVLAKDTPGFIANRVGVFALLDAMQTMQKLGLTVEETDKLTGPVIGHAKSATLRTSDVVGLDTTINVANGLAQGLPDDEAKDVFVLPDFVKKMGENKWLGDKTGQGFYKKVKGEGGKSEIHALDLNTLEYKPSQKVKFATLELTKSIDKLADRFKILVTGKDKAGEFYRLSFGSLFAYVSNRVPEIADQLYKIDDALRAGFGWELGPFETWDALGVQAGIDLAKAAGRTVAPWVEEMLAAGNQTFYKVENGVRKFYAKESQQYQPVAGVENFIILDNLRASGKVLWKNAGASVIDLGDGILNVEFHSKMNSLGTDVIQGLLKGVEMAEAGYRGLVVGNDAPNFSAGANLGLVYMQALEQEFDELNMMIQQFQQAMMRMRYSSIPVVGTPHGLTLGGGCELNLHCDRVVASAEAYIGLVEFGVGLIPGGGGTKEMTLRTAAKYEEGEPEFNLLRNTYMTISTAKVSTSAAEAFDLGFLRRGDEIVVNPSRVIAQAKAAAIELADAGYSQPSQKTNIKVHGKGALAMFKTGVYAMKEGKYISEHDQKIADKLAYVMCGGDLSSPTEVSEQYLLDLEREAFLSLCGERKTLERIQSILTTGKPLRN comes from the coding sequence ATGAAACGCATAATCAAGAAAGTTGCCGTGCTGGGCTCGGGCGTGATGGGCTCGCGCATTGCCTGCCACTTTGCCAACATCGGCGTGCCGGTGCTGCTGCTCGACATCGCGCCCAAGGAACTGACGGCCGACGAGGAGAAGAAAGGCCTCAAGCTGGACGCGCCCGCCGTGCGCAACCGCATCGTAAACAGCGCGTTGCAAGCAGCCGTGGTGGCCAACCCTTCGCCCCTGTACCGCAAGAGCGAGGCTAGCCGTATCAAGACCGGCAACTTCGATGATAATCTGAAGGAAATCGCGACCTGCGACTGGGTGATTGAGGTCGTGGTGGAGCGGCTCGACATTAAAAAGAGCTTGTATGAGCGCGTAGAGCAGTTTCGCAAGCAGGGCACGCTCATTACGAGCAACACCTCGGGCATCCCGATTCACTTACTGGCCGAAGGGCGCTCGCAGGATTTCAAGGAGCATTTCGCGGGCACGCACTTCTTCAACCCGCCGCGCTATCTGAAGCTGCTGGAGATTATTCCGACGCCGGAAACCAAGCCGGAAGTGGTTGATTTTCTGCTGCACTACGGCGACTTGTACCTGGGCAAAACGGTGGTGCTAGCCAAGGATACGCCGGGCTTCATTGCCAACCGCGTGGGTGTATTTGCCCTGCTCGACGCGATGCAGACCATGCAGAAGCTGGGCCTGACGGTGGAAGAAACCGATAAGCTAACCGGCCCGGTTATCGGCCACGCGAAGTCGGCCACGCTGCGCACTTCCGACGTGGTGGGCCTGGATACGACCATCAACGTGGCCAACGGGCTAGCCCAGGGCCTGCCCGACGACGAGGCCAAAGACGTGTTCGTACTGCCTGATTTTGTAAAGAAAATGGGCGAGAACAAATGGCTGGGCGACAAGACTGGCCAGGGCTTCTACAAAAAGGTAAAGGGTGAGGGCGGCAAGTCGGAAATTCACGCGCTGGACCTTAATACGCTGGAATATAAGCCTAGCCAGAAGGTAAAGTTTGCCACGCTGGAGCTAACCAAGAGCATTGATAAGCTGGCCGACCGCTTCAAAATATTGGTCACGGGCAAAGACAAGGCGGGCGAGTTTTACCGCCTGAGCTTCGGCAGCTTGTTTGCCTACGTGAGCAACCGCGTGCCCGAAATTGCGGACCAGCTCTACAAGATTGACGACGCGCTGCGCGCTGGCTTCGGCTGGGAGCTGGGGCCGTTTGAAACCTGGGACGCGCTGGGCGTGCAGGCGGGCATCGACCTAGCCAAGGCCGCCGGGCGCACGGTAGCGCCGTGGGTAGAGGAAATGCTAGCCGCTGGCAACCAGACCTTTTACAAGGTGGAGAACGGCGTGCGCAAGTTTTATGCTAAGGAAAGCCAGCAGTATCAGCCGGTGGCGGGCGTGGAGAATTTCATTATTCTCGACAACCTGCGGGCCAGCGGCAAGGTGCTGTGGAAGAACGCGGGTGCCTCGGTTATCGACCTGGGCGACGGGATTTTGAACGTGGAGTTTCACTCCAAGATGAATTCGCTGGGCACCGACGTTATTCAGGGTTTGCTGAAGGGCGTGGAGATGGCCGAAGCTGGTTACCGCGGCCTCGTGGTGGGCAACGACGCGCCGAACTTCTCGGCCGGCGCCAACCTCGGCCTCGTGTATATGCAGGCGCTGGAGCAGGAGTTTGACGAGCTGAATATGATGATTCAGCAGTTTCAGCAGGCCATGATGCGGATGCGCTACAGCAGTATTCCGGTGGTGGGCACGCCGCACGGCCTCACGCTGGGGGGCGGCTGCGAGCTGAACCTGCACTGCGACCGCGTGGTGGCCTCGGCCGAGGCGTACATCGGCCTCGTCGAGTTTGGCGTGGGCTTGATACCCGGCGGCGGCGGCACCAAGGAGATGACCCTGCGCACGGCGGCCAAGTACGAGGAAGGTGAGCCGGAGTTTAACCTGCTGCGCAACACGTACATGACCATCAGCACGGCCAAGGTTTCGACCTCGGCGGCCGAGGCGTTTGACCTGGGTTTCCTGCGCCGGGGCGACGAGATTGTGGTGAACCCGAGCCGCGTGATTGCCCAGGCTAAGGCCGCCGCCATTGAGCTAGCCGATGCCGGCTACTCGCAGCCCAGCCAGAAAACCAACATCAAGGTGCACGGCAAGGGCGCGCTGGCCATGTTCAAAACTGGCGTGTATGCCATGAAAGAGGGCAAGTACATTTCGGAGCACGACCAGAAAATCGCCGATAAGCTAGCCTACGTGATGTGCGGCGGCGACCTCTCCTCTCCTACCGAGGTGAGCGAGCAGTACCTGCTGGATTTGGAGCGCGAGGCGTTCCTCTCACTGTGTGGTGAGCGCAAGACGTTGGAGCGGATTCAGTCGATTCTCACTACTGGCAAGCCGTTGCGTAATTAA
- a CDS encoding acetyl-CoA C-acyltransferase: MANTAYIVAGYRTAVGKAPRGVFRFTRPDDLAAEVIKHLVKSVPALDPSRVDDVIVGNAVPEAEQGLQMGRLISLLALPINVPGLIVNRYCGSGVETIAMAVGKITAGMAECIIAGGTESMSMVPTVGWKTVPNYKLATEHPDYYMGMGLTAEAVANDYKISRQDQDEFSYNSHQKAIKAIAEGKFKKSIVPITVEETYLDQATGKKKNRSYVVDTDEGPRADTSIEALAKLRPVFSATGSVTAGNSSQTSDGAAFVLVMSERMVKELNLEPIARMVTYATEGVDPRIMGMGPIAAVPKALRQAGMKLDDLDLIELNEAFASQSLAVVRELGINTEKLNVNGGAIALGHPLGCSGAKLSIQLFDELRDRGQKYGLVTACVGGGQGVAGIYELLK, translated from the coding sequence ATGGCTAATACCGCATATATCGTGGCCGGCTACCGCACGGCCGTTGGCAAAGCGCCCCGGGGCGTCTTCCGCTTCACCCGCCCCGACGACCTAGCCGCCGAGGTTATCAAGCACCTCGTGAAGTCGGTGCCCGCCCTCGACCCTAGCCGCGTCGATGACGTCATCGTGGGCAACGCCGTGCCCGAAGCCGAGCAGGGCCTGCAAATGGGCCGCCTCATTTCGCTGCTAGCCCTACCCATCAACGTACCCGGCCTCATCGTGAACCGCTACTGCGGCTCGGGCGTGGAAACCATCGCGATGGCGGTGGGCAAAATAACGGCCGGCATGGCCGAGTGCATCATCGCGGGCGGCACCGAAAGCATGAGTATGGTGCCCACCGTGGGCTGGAAAACCGTGCCCAACTACAAGCTCGCTACCGAGCACCCCGACTACTACATGGGCATGGGCCTCACGGCCGAAGCCGTCGCCAACGACTACAAAATCAGCCGCCAGGACCAGGACGAGTTTTCCTACAATTCGCACCAGAAGGCTATCAAAGCCATCGCCGAGGGCAAGTTTAAGAAAAGCATCGTGCCGATTACGGTAGAGGAAACCTACCTCGACCAGGCCACCGGCAAGAAGAAAAACCGCTCTTACGTAGTAGATACCGACGAGGGGCCGCGCGCCGACACCTCTATCGAAGCCTTGGCCAAGCTGCGCCCCGTATTTTCGGCTACCGGCAGCGTAACGGCCGGTAATTCTTCGCAAACCTCCGATGGCGCGGCCTTCGTGCTCGTGATGAGCGAGCGCATGGTAAAGGAGCTGAACCTGGAGCCCATTGCCCGCATGGTCACCTACGCCACCGAGGGCGTGGACCCGCGCATTATGGGCATGGGGCCGATTGCCGCCGTGCCCAAGGCCTTGCGCCAGGCCGGCATGAAGCTCGACGACCTCGACCTGATTGAGTTGAATGAAGCCTTCGCCTCGCAGTCGCTGGCCGTGGTGCGCGAGCTGGGTATCAATACCGAGAAGCTGAACGTGAACGGCGGCGCCATCGCGCTAGGCCACCCGCTGGGCTGCTCGGGCGCCAAGCTCTCCATTCAACTCTTTGATGAATTGCGCGACCGGGGCCAGAAATACGGCCTAGTGACGGCCTGCGTGGGCGGCGGCCAGGGCGTGGCGGGGATTTATGAGTTGCTGAAATAA
- a CDS encoding glycoside hydrolase family 35 protein gives MPKIHYSRHLPHLLAAAGLVGGLAGFTAPEPPAKAKSKPAPRHAPAPAHTFALGPNQFLLDGQPLQLISGELHYPRIPREAWRSRLKMAKAMGLNTIGTYVFWNVHEPQPGHYDFTGNNDVAAFVKMAQEEGLWVILRPSPYVCAEWEFGGYPYWLQNVPGLKVRSQEPQYIAAYTRYLQAVGKQLAPLQVNHGGPVLMVQVENEYGSYGADKQYLAQNKQLFINAGFDGLLYTCDPVADVAKGHLDGLLPAVNGTDKPNQVRQLVNTNHGGKGPYYVAEWYPAWFDWWGAPHHTVPAARYTPGLDSVLRAGMSINMYMFHGGTTRGFLNGANFKGDTSHYEPQVSSYDYDAPLDEAGNPTAKFRAFREVIAKYRPAGAPALPAVPAAKPSVALPAVQLTQSASLLAQLPKPVASQKPLTFENLKQAYGFVLYRTTVAGGKTQTLKLRDLRDYAVVMVNGQRVGTLDRRERQDSLLVKLPAGPVQLDILVENLGRVNFGEYLLQNTKGITKRVTLGGKELTGWQQFGLPFDRAPTLAGANAKNLVASSGPALRTATFTVASPTDTYIDLRQWGKGVVWVNGHNLGRYWAIGPQQTLYVPAEWLKQGQNTITVLELLKPQQSTLSFLDHSILSELRPGGTLQP, from the coding sequence ATGCCCAAAATCCATTACTCTCGGCACCTGCCTCACCTGCTGGCCGCGGCCGGCCTCGTGGGTGGCCTGGCTGGTTTCACCGCTCCCGAGCCGCCCGCCAAAGCTAAATCCAAGCCGGCACCCCGCCACGCCCCGGCCCCGGCGCACACGTTCGCGCTGGGTCCCAACCAGTTTTTACTCGATGGCCAGCCTTTGCAGCTGATATCGGGCGAGCTGCACTACCCCCGCATTCCGCGCGAGGCGTGGCGCAGTCGCCTCAAGATGGCCAAGGCCATGGGCCTGAATACCATCGGTACCTACGTATTCTGGAACGTGCACGAGCCCCAGCCGGGCCACTACGACTTCACGGGCAACAACGACGTGGCCGCTTTCGTGAAGATGGCCCAGGAAGAAGGTCTCTGGGTGATTTTGCGCCCCAGCCCCTACGTGTGCGCCGAGTGGGAATTTGGCGGCTACCCCTACTGGCTCCAGAATGTGCCCGGCCTGAAGGTGCGCAGCCAGGAGCCGCAGTACATCGCCGCCTACACCCGCTACCTGCAGGCCGTGGGCAAGCAGCTGGCCCCGCTGCAAGTCAACCACGGCGGGCCGGTGCTGATGGTGCAGGTCGAGAACGAATACGGCTCGTATGGCGCTGATAAACAGTACTTGGCCCAGAACAAGCAGCTGTTCATCAACGCGGGCTTCGACGGCCTACTCTACACCTGCGACCCGGTGGCCGACGTGGCCAAAGGCCACCTCGATGGCCTGCTGCCCGCCGTGAACGGCACCGACAAGCCTAACCAGGTTCGCCAGCTCGTGAACACCAACCACGGCGGCAAAGGGCCCTACTACGTGGCCGAGTGGTACCCGGCGTGGTTTGACTGGTGGGGCGCCCCCCACCACACGGTGCCCGCCGCCCGCTACACGCCAGGCCTCGACTCGGTGCTGCGCGCCGGCATGAGCATCAACATGTACATGTTTCACGGCGGCACCACGCGCGGCTTTCTGAATGGGGCTAATTTCAAGGGCGATACTTCGCACTACGAGCCCCAGGTGAGTAGCTACGACTACGACGCGCCCCTCGACGAGGCCGGCAACCCGACGGCTAAATTCCGGGCCTTCCGCGAGGTCATTGCTAAATACCGGCCCGCCGGTGCCCCGGCCCTACCCGCCGTGCCCGCCGCCAAGCCCAGCGTGGCCCTGCCCGCCGTGCAGCTCACGCAAAGCGCCAGCCTGCTGGCCCAGCTGCCCAAGCCAGTGGCTAGCCAGAAGCCACTCACGTTTGAAAACCTCAAGCAGGCCTACGGCTTCGTGCTCTACCGCACTACCGTGGCCGGTGGCAAAACCCAGACCCTGAAGCTGCGCGACCTGCGAGACTACGCCGTAGTCATGGTCAATGGCCAGCGCGTGGGCACCCTCGACCGGCGCGAGCGCCAAGACAGCCTGCTCGTGAAACTACCCGCCGGCCCGGTGCAGCTCGATATTCTGGTCGAAAACCTGGGCCGCGTCAACTTCGGCGAATACCTGCTGCAAAACACCAAGGGCATTACCAAGCGCGTGACCTTGGGCGGCAAGGAGCTCACCGGCTGGCAGCAGTTTGGCCTGCCTTTCGACCGGGCTCCTACCCTAGCCGGCGCCAACGCCAAGAACTTGGTGGCCAGCAGCGGCCCGGCTTTGCGCACGGCCACCTTCACCGTGGCTAGCCCCACCGACACCTATATCGACCTGCGCCAGTGGGGCAAGGGCGTGGTGTGGGTGAACGGCCACAACCTGGGCCGCTACTGGGCCATCGGCCCGCAGCAAACACTGTACGTACCGGCCGAATGGCTCAAGCAAGGCCAGAATACCATCACCGTTTTGGAGCTGCTGAAGCCTCAGCAAAGCACCCTCTCCTTCCTCGACCATTCCATCCTGAGTGAGTTGCGCCCCGGCGGCACGCTGCAACCCTAG